From one Lycium barbarum isolate Lr01 chromosome 6, ASM1917538v2, whole genome shotgun sequence genomic stretch:
- the LOC132598652 gene encoding glyoxylase I 4-like → MGKEIVRAESGDESTFNWSSDSSSIPSSAFDQEENRMPLLALNHVSYACKSVPKSVQFYVEVLGFGLIQRPSSFEFEGAWLFNHGIGIHLIGEKNAPSKQGKINPKDNHISFQCSDMNLIIQRLHEMKIEYVTAIVKDGGITVDQLFFHDPDGNMIEICNCQNIPILPISSCPLKKLSNLPTFNQATIPNSFYGKGTSKKNCVGEMEYVMMESLAMNMMDIAF, encoded by the exons ATGGGAAAAGAGATAGTGAGAGCAGAATCAGGTGATGAGTCAACCTTCAACTGGTCATCagattcatcatcaataccatCATCCGCATTTGACCAAGAGGAAAATAGGATGCCTTTGTTGGCATTGAACCATGTTTCCTATGCTTGCAAGTCTGTTCCCAAAAGTGTCCAATTCTATGTGGAAGTTCTTGGCTTTGGTCTCATTCAGAGGCCCTCTTCTTTCGAATTTGAAGGAGCTTG GTTGTTCAACCACGGAATTGGAATACATTTGATAGGGGAAAAAAATGCACCGTCAAAGCAGGGGAAAATAAACCCAAAAGACAATCACATTTCATTCCAATGCTCAGATATGAACCTtattattcagagattgcatgaGATGAAGATCGAGTATGTTACAGCTATTGTGAAGGATGGTGGAATCACAGTGGATCAActcttttttcacgacccagatGGCAATATGATTGAGATATGCAATTGCCAAAATATCCCAATTCTTCCAATTTCCTCTTGTCCTCTCAAGAAGCTCTCCAATCTTCCAACATTTAACCAAGCAACAATTCCAAATTCTTTCTACG GGAAAGGAACCAGTAAGAAGAATTGCGTTGGAGAAATGGAATATGTTATGATGGAGAGCTTAGCCATGAATATGATGGACattgcattttga